The Gemmata palustris genome includes a region encoding these proteins:
- a CDS encoding ABC transporter ATP-binding protein has translation MSTGVAVEVVGARRAFGTNVVLSGFDLRVAPGEFVAVVGRSGSGKSTLLRLLAGLDRPDGGEVRVDGAPLAGLCPAARVVFQDGRLLPWLRVGPNVALGLPAGTRDRGNEMLARVGLADRVADWPAVLSGGQRQRVALARALAGDPRLLLLDEPLGSLDALTRIEMQRLIEDLWLADRFTTVLITHDVDEAVTLADRVVRVAAGRVAGEWPVPLPRPRRRDAPAFGPLVRTILDAVMTPSTDRE, from the coding sequence GTGAGCACCGGTGTCGCCGTGGAAGTCGTGGGGGCGCGCCGAGCGTTCGGTACGAACGTCGTGCTGAGCGGGTTCGACCTGCGCGTCGCGCCGGGCGAGTTCGTTGCGGTCGTCGGCCGCAGCGGGAGCGGGAAGAGCACGCTCCTCCGTTTACTCGCCGGACTGGACCGACCCGATGGCGGCGAAGTCCGCGTCGACGGCGCCCCACTGGCGGGGCTGTGCCCGGCGGCACGGGTGGTGTTCCAGGACGGCCGGTTGTTGCCCTGGCTCCGGGTCGGGCCGAACGTGGCCCTCGGGCTCCCGGCGGGCACTCGCGACCGTGGGAACGAAATGCTCGCCCGGGTCGGGCTGGCGGACCGCGTGGCAGACTGGCCAGCGGTCCTATCCGGCGGCCAGCGGCAGCGCGTCGCCCTGGCCCGGGCACTCGCCGGCGACCCGCGATTACTCCTACTTGACGAACCGCTCGGCAGCCTCGACGCGCTCACCCGCATCGAGATGCAGCGACTCATTGAGGACCTGTGGCTCGCGGACCGGTTCACGACCGTGCTCATTACCCACGACGTGGACGAGGCCGTGACGCTCGCGGACCGGGTCGTGCGGGTCGCGGCCGGGCGCGTCGCCGGGGAGTGGCCGGTCCCGTTGCCGCGCCCGCGCCGCCGGGACGCCCCCGCGTTCGGCCCGCTCGTGCGCACGATCCTCGACGCCGTAATGACCCCTTCGACCGACCGGGAGTGA
- the ssuC gene encoding aliphatic sulfonate ABC transporter permease SsuC: MRALRTLVPWALPLALLALWQLAGDAGWFTRRIMPTPAEVLRALVRLAESGELARHLAVSTQRAATGFVVGGLIGFVLGLFTGASRVAEVVLDSSVQMLRTIPHLALVPLVILWFGIGEGGKVFLVALGVLFPVYLNTYHGIRSVDPGLVEMGRVYGLGRWGLFRRVLLPGALPSVLVGVRYALGVMWLTLIVAETIAANSGIGYMAMNAREFLLTDVVVLSILLYALLGRLADLAARGLERWLLPWHPAHTQTTATAALPDDPTGGAA, encoded by the coding sequence GTGAGGGCGCTCCGCACACTGGTCCCGTGGGCGCTTCCGCTGGCGCTGCTCGCGCTGTGGCAGTTGGCCGGCGACGCGGGCTGGTTCACGCGCCGCATCATGCCCACGCCCGCCGAGGTTCTGCGCGCCCTAGTGCGACTGGCGGAATCGGGCGAACTGGCGCGGCACCTCGCGGTCAGCACCCAGCGCGCTGCGACCGGTTTCGTGGTCGGGGGGCTGATCGGGTTCGTGCTGGGCCTGTTCACCGGCGCGTCGCGGGTCGCGGAGGTTGTGCTCGACAGTTCGGTGCAGATGCTGCGCACGATCCCGCACCTCGCGCTCGTGCCGCTGGTGATCCTGTGGTTCGGTATCGGCGAGGGCGGAAAGGTGTTCCTCGTCGCGCTCGGCGTTCTGTTCCCGGTCTACCTGAATACGTACCACGGAATCCGGTCCGTCGATCCGGGGTTGGTCGAGATGGGCCGCGTGTACGGGCTCGGCCGGTGGGGACTGTTCCGCCGCGTGCTGCTGCCCGGGGCGCTGCCGTCGGTCCTCGTCGGCGTTCGGTACGCGCTGGGCGTTATGTGGCTCACGCTGATCGTGGCGGAAACGATCGCGGCGAACAGCGGGATCGGGTACATGGCGATGAACGCGCGCGAGTTCCTGCTTACCGATGTCGTGGTGCTCAGCATTCTGCTGTACGCGCTGTTGGGGAGGCTCGCGGACCTCGCGGCTCGAGGACTGGAACGGTGGCTGCTCCCGTGGCACCCGGCGCACACCCAAACGACCGCTACGGCCGCGCTCCCGGACGATCCGACAGGAGGTGCGGCGTGA
- the ggt gene encoding gamma-glutamyltransferase, with the protein MPSATSRREFLIRTGGALGAGLLPGTSGAADGPVKGLVTGQTEGAAAGTAVLAAGGNAVDAIVAAALVAGVVAVPGTGIAGYGGHLVVTKPDGKTFAIDFNSAAPAAIKPDTFAVDAKGNVRGEANTFGWLAVGVPGVLAGLQLALDKFGTRTFAEVVKPAIRFAKDGFPVSKGFAAAIRGAKARLATDPGSAKLFFAKREPLAEGTTYKNPDLGDLLQTLANRGNVSTFYKGDIADKIAAAFKANGGLVTTDDLAAYKAREVKPLTIAFAGHTVFTPPPSSGGLTVLQALAALDALGWPKWDARDPATTHAKVEALRAAWNDRLALLGDPGHAKVPVERLLSEEYAKGSAERVRSAVKAKKPLEGASDGRPSGGTVHLNAVDSSGLTVALTFTHGGYFGSQVTIDGLGLVLGHGVSRFDPRPGRANSPAPGKRPLHNMCPTVATKDGKPVLALGATGGRRIVNAVFDVLAYRLGQSLPLADAVKAPRVHTEGDTVLSLEATWPAAVTDHLKAVGYDLKTGPGASLNALERDPVTGALRAAAR; encoded by the coding sequence ATGCCGAGCGCGACCAGCCGCCGCGAGTTCTTGATCCGAACTGGAGGTGCCCTCGGCGCCGGGCTCCTTCCCGGCACGAGCGGCGCCGCGGACGGACCGGTGAAGGGGCTCGTGACCGGGCAAACGGAAGGAGCGGCGGCGGGCACGGCCGTACTCGCGGCCGGGGGTAACGCGGTCGATGCGATCGTGGCCGCCGCGCTCGTCGCGGGCGTGGTCGCAGTGCCGGGAACGGGCATCGCCGGATACGGCGGTCACCTCGTCGTCACAAAACCGGACGGGAAGACGTTCGCCATCGATTTCAACTCCGCTGCCCCGGCCGCGATCAAGCCCGACACGTTCGCGGTCGATGCCAAGGGGAACGTGAGGGGCGAGGCGAACACGTTCGGCTGGCTCGCGGTCGGGGTGCCGGGCGTACTCGCGGGGTTGCAACTCGCGCTCGACAAGTTCGGCACGAGAACCTTTGCGGAGGTCGTGAAGCCGGCTATCCGGTTCGCGAAGGACGGGTTCCCGGTGTCGAAGGGCTTCGCCGCGGCAATCCGGGGCGCGAAAGCCCGGCTCGCCACCGACCCCGGGTCCGCGAAACTGTTTTTCGCAAAGCGGGAGCCCCTCGCGGAAGGGACGACGTACAAGAACCCGGACCTCGGCGACCTGCTCCAAACGCTCGCCAATCGCGGGAACGTGAGCACCTTCTACAAGGGCGACATCGCGGACAAGATCGCGGCGGCGTTCAAGGCGAACGGCGGGCTGGTGACCACGGACGACCTCGCCGCGTACAAGGCGCGCGAGGTCAAGCCCCTCACAATCGCGTTCGCCGGGCACACCGTTTTCACACCGCCCCCGAGTTCCGGCGGGTTGACCGTGCTCCAGGCACTGGCCGCGCTCGACGCGCTCGGCTGGCCGAAGTGGGACGCGCGCGACCCGGCCACGACGCACGCGAAGGTCGAGGCGCTTCGGGCCGCGTGGAACGACCGGCTCGCACTCCTGGGTGATCCGGGCCATGCGAAGGTACCGGTGGAGCGACTCCTGTCAGAGGAGTACGCGAAGGGAAGCGCCGAGCGCGTGCGATCCGCGGTGAAGGCCAAGAAGCCGCTCGAGGGTGCGTCTGACGGGCGCCCGTCCGGCGGTACGGTTCACCTGAACGCGGTCGACTCTTCCGGGCTAACGGTCGCGCTCACGTTCACCCACGGCGGGTACTTCGGCTCGCAGGTGACGATTGACGGCTTGGGATTGGTGCTCGGCCACGGGGTGTCGCGGTTCGACCCGCGGCCGGGGCGCGCGAACTCGCCCGCGCCGGGCAAGCGCCCGCTGCACAACATGTGCCCCACAGTGGCGACGAAGGACGGCAAGCCGGTGCTGGCCCTCGGTGCGACCGGCGGGCGCCGGATCGTGAACGCGGTGTTCGACGTGCTCGCGTACCGGCTCGGCCAGTCGCTCCCGCTCGCGGACGCGGTCAAGGCGCCGCGCGTTCACACGGAGGGCGACACCGTGTTGTCGCTCGAAGCGACCTGGCCCGCCGCGGTGACGGACCACCTCAAGGCGGTCGGTTACGACCTGAAGACCGGCCCCGGTGCTTCGCTGAACGCCCTCGAGCGCGACCCGGTCACCGGGGCACTTCGCGCCGCTGCAAGGTGA